Part of the Methanophagales archaeon genome is shown below.
AAAACAAAAGGTAAAATGGAGGAGATAGGCGCAAAGGTGGTGATAGGGGCTGATGGTGTCAGGGCTGGAGTGGCGGAGATGGCGGGCATGGGGGTTAAGAGGAACTTATTAAGTTGCGTACAGGTAGAGGGGTACTATGATTCAGAAGGCGTTTATGCTGAGATCTTCGCCAGCAGGGAGATAGCACCTGGATTCTTCGCATGGGCTATTCCACTGGATGATCGAATAGCTCGAATTGGGCTCTGCATAGATAAGAGGTTCTCATCACCACACTCAACGCCCCTTGCATTTTTAAAGCGGTTACTGCTTCATGAGCCTCATATGGCAAAGAGATATCGGGGCTCATATTATAGATACACCGGTGGTGTAATTCCCATAGCTGCTGGTTTGAAACCCCAGAAGACGGTGAAGATAGTGAAGGACAGAGGTAAAGGTAAAGGTAGAGGTAAGGGTATTTTACTGGTTGGTGATGCTGCTGCACAGGTAAAGCCAATCAGTGGTGGCGGAGTCTACTATGGACTGAGATGTGGCAAGAT
Proteins encoded:
- a CDS encoding NAD(P)/FAD-dependent oxidoreductase, whose amino-acid sequence is MYDVVVVGAGPSGCMAAKYAAKGGASTLIIEKDPEIGIPVHCAGLISKRAVEESELKEVRTFIMNRIKGAIIHSPNYDMQLEARESAYAIMRDHFDKALAKEAMNSGAEIITGCKVVGIKLSGGEWRIQIVDTKTKGKMEEIGAKVVIGADGVRAGVAEMAGMGVKRNLLSCVQVEGYYDSEGVYAEIFASREIAPGFFAWAIPLDDRIARIGLCIDKRFSSPHSTPLAFLKRLLLHEPHMAKRYRGSYYRYTGGVIPIAAGLKPQKTVKIVKDRGKGKGRGKGILLVGDAAAQVKPISGGGVYYGLRCGK